Part of the Palaemon carinicauda isolate YSFRI2023 unplaced genomic scaffold, ASM3689809v2 scaffold437, whole genome shotgun sequence genome, GCAAGCTAATTCCAGCTCAGGATAGAGCAATTCAGTAGTGTACTACTGAACAAGGCTTCACCAGTGAAAGAGTCAGGATTGATGGAAGAGACGCCCAGATCAGTCTGTGGTAGTCGGAGACCTtcccaaattaaaagaaaattacccTGAACTTTATCCTTTTTCGATTTCATGTTTGGACAATGACAATCCTCTTTAAATCTCTTGCAGAAGGCTGTTCTATGTTTTTATATTGTATGATTGGTTGAAAATTGCTAAAGCAAGTTGATCAGTACAAGATGATGACCAAATGACAGGATATAGGCTCCTTCCAATTTAAGAGTCCAAGATGGGTAGGTTAACTACTACTATTATtccataaaattatatcaaaactgataaaatagaagaaattgtAATATTTTATGGATTTAGGGCTGGATAAGAATTTCCAGTACAGGTATTACCAAACCTTGGGGCACTGACTTAACTTGACAGTGGAGGGCCAGGAAGACAAATTCCAGCCAATGAAACTTTTCACTTTTCCCCATTTTTTGGTAGATGCATTCATTTTGGATGACCTTAAGGCCAAAATATTTTTTAAGTGACACCTATACTGAATGTCTTGCCAAGATATGTTAACAAGTAGCATCGTGATAAAAAATCAGGTGCCATTACTGGTCATTTGACCAGTAGTAAATGGTAGCCTTACTGGTATGGCTGTAGAACCAAAGGCACTGTCGTATCTCATTGGAGGTACAGTTATCAGTTTGGACATGTTCATAGGCTTTTAAGATTGCAATCTTCCCTTAGGCATCCAtagatttccagaaaaaaaaactgatagtcTACTTCAAAGTGATTTGGAGTGAGTTTATATTACCTCTTGATAGGGCATCATACCCTTGGGAGACATTATAGTCTTGGTCTCCAAGGTATATGGCCGAAATTCCTGAGACCAATACGATAATCCATGTACAGTAAACTTGCTGTAATTCTATGGCAAACACTTGAAAAGTCTATGTACTGGCCTTCACCACTTGGAATTAAAAGCCACTTTATTTTAAAGATTAGACAAATTGTCAAATGTACTTAAAACACGTATGGAAAAAATTGTGCTCTATAAGTAcaaaattttatttgtaatgttcCTGTCAGTTTGTTGAGTAAAGTTAGGCTAGCATGATTATATcggttttcataaatatatatcagGATAGCCTAAGCATGAATAGTACTGTATTGTAAAGAACAATTTTTCAGTGTCGACATAGGTTAGTAATAATTCAAGATTGATATGCTAGGCTAACGACTATTTTCTTTGTCTGATAGCATACATTTAACATTTTATAGTTATACAAAGGATAGTGAAGGTTAACCAGTTGATATTTCAAGTAAAATAGTATTTTAATCTATTAACTTtgaattaattataaatataagaatttttgtaatatattcatttttttcatcttgGTTCCAGATCTGTACCAGGCTAATTGATGCCACATAAacttataaataaaacaataatggcagctttatataaattatgataaatcaTTATTTTTGGGTGTCTCTTTGGATTTTACAGTACATTCTGATTTTTATCTATTGGTTTTGCAAGTTTAATTCTACAGTTGGCGAGCTTTCTTAGTCatcatacctatagtccatttcttttagcgattcatatttgcaccgactcgcaacggtgcccttttagctcggaaaagtttcctgatcgctgattggttgggcaagataattctaaccaatcagcgaccaggaaacttttccgagctaaaagggcaccgttgcgagtcggtgcaaatatgacaagctaaaaaaaatggactatagtatgattGGTGCAAGTGTAAATAATTACAAAGGATGAAATTGCTTTAATTGTCaagaatcctttatttttttttttttttttactcttaacttGAAATTGCTATAATGAAATGGGTcattttgaatttgaataatttagaattttcttaATAGTCCATGTCTGTTAAATGTGTCCATTACGATTACAAAGACTACATGAGGCTTATTTGTATAGCTTTTCTGCAGTTTGGTTCACATAGACCATGTCTGTTAAATGTTTCCTTTACTCTTACAAAGACTACACGATGTTTATTTGTATAGCTTTCCTGCAGTTTAGTTCTCATAGTCCATGTCTGTTAAATGTGTCCATTACTCTTACAAAGACTACATGATGCTTATTTGTATAGCTTTTCTGCACTTTAGTTCACACAGTATTAGAGTAAAATTGCATTGTTTTAATAGAATACCCATTTTTCAGAAGGTTACTGTAATTTTAACATAACTGCTTTTAAGACTCGGAAAGGCTGAAGCAGTAACAGCACATGCAAGAGCTGCTTTTTAAGGATAAAACATCCATCTTTAAAGTTTTATGATTGAGAGAATGCTGTAGATAATAAGTTAAACTGCATCAGATTTTCTTTGTCATATTAACATAGGATAACATTGTTTCTGTCTTCCCACTTAATTCCAGATTGTCTTTGCTATGCCGTATGATAACCCAATTCCTGGATACCAGAACAACGTGGTGAACACCATGAGGCTATGGTCCGCCAAATCTCCCCATAACTTCAACCTTAAGTTCTGTGAGTACTAGACTGAAAATATTTTTGATACCATTTATGAATGGGAGTAAAACTTGTGGATTTTGTAAATTATATCATGGCACTTTCTTCTTTGATAATGCACGTAATATTTTATTCGGGCCTTGCGTTTTATTGTTCTAAGTTTTAACCTGAGCTGTGGACTGATTGAAGATAGGGTAAACCGTTAAAAGGGTGTAACATATAAACGGCCACTTCTCTCAACCATAACATGAAGTTTTAAGGGAATTATTGGTTTTTCTCAACTTTATTATGACCTTCCTGTAAAATGCTTGGTATTGGAAGCATGTCCTAATCCCAGCTTTAGCCTGAAAAAATAATGCTTTTTACATGAAAGGTTCGATGCTTTCTGCAAGCACATTTCTAGTGCAGACCAATGATAAAGGAAATCGGTAATGGGTCTTACATTTAGATCCAGCaggtgaaataaaaattaaaaaaacttttgataataactGTCGCTATATCTCTCCTCACTTGTTCAGATTTTTCTTCAGAAGTTTGGTTTGATAGACTTGGCCATACAATTTTGTAAGTTTTTAACATTTTCCCCATTTTCTTTCAACCCATTAAATACATGCCCTTGACCAAAGAATGGAACCATCTAGTGGTAAGGAGTCCAGGGCTGCTTGTCTCAGATACAGTCTTGGTTTCAATGTAGATATTATCCCGCTCTTGATTCGTGATgatcatattgctgactcccacacactGTTGGAGATGGGTCACAATAGAAAAGAGGAATAAATTTAAATACTGCACAAGTAATACAACAAGGTTAACGATTAGTAACCTGGTCTAGATCACTTGTCATGATTACTCTGACCAACCATTTAAAATCTTGTCTGAGCTACAGTTCTCCAGACTGCTTactaaagtaatgaaaaaatgccatacattatattgtttttttaagtGTTACTTCAGATTTAGCTGATATTTGATTGATTCTATATTGAATATTAAATACAATACCCTTTTCATAGATAAGAGTAATAAATTAACTGAACTTTAAATTACTTAGCCATGTCCCCTGCCACCACCAAGGGCCCTAGAGCCCATGCCTCGGTAAGATGATGATCGACAAAAACAGACTTGGTACGCCATCGAGCTGTTGCTAAAACtttttccaaagaaagatttctaCAGAAGTTAAGGGAAATGGCTGAATTAATATCACGTACATTCTCTTTCATGAATTTTATAATTTTTGGATCTAATTCCTTGTGAGCTTCTGCAACCAAATTTCTAACAAAGAATGATTAGCATTTTTGGTCATTCAGCAATTAGGAACCCTCGCCCCACAGCACAGTTTAGGGAAACTACCTCAACTACCTTTCAATTTGTCAGAAAAAACTTGTATAGCTTTTAATGGACAAACAAAACTGTTTTAAACTGAATTGTCTTCATCCCATTTTAGTAAAGGGATATGAAAGAATGGAGGCAGACTGCCTTGAAATCATTACTGGCTCTAAAGTGAGTCAATTGAGTTTTGAGAAGTCAGGATGCTGTCATTTCAAAATTCCAAAAGCAGGTACCTGAGACGGAAGCTAAGAAGCTTTGCAACTCTTTGATGGACAGCTCCTCCCTCTTTAATGTGGAGAACATCGAGGCACTTGCTGAAAAATGGAGAAAGGCGAGAAATTACttaatcggcaacttaattttgctcaagCTGTCAAGATTCCACTAAAAAGTAGTAATCCATTACCCCTTACAACCACAGAGGGACTAAAGGTAACACCTGCCCCATCAGGTACATCTCCCTTAGTGGAGGTGGCcaagccatctgggtcaagtgctcgacCTGTTGAAGCCTGAGCACAAACCTCCAAGGAGGTCAAGATAGCTTCCACCGCCTCAAAAGTACTATTTCAGCCAGAATGCTCATCAGGTGCATCTCCCTCTTGTTGGTGGCCCAGCCTTCTGGGTCAAGTGCTCGACTTGTTGAAGTCAGAGCATGATCCTCCAAGGAGGTCAGTATGACATCCATCACCTGGAAAATGTCtgaggcagaatctctacctgacttTTGGAGGTTGGAATGAGAGTTTCCAAGAGGAAAAGGCTCCTTGTCCTCACAAAACAGCAAGTGCCTTCCATTTCATATTCCTAAGGTTGACTCATATAAAGgtcactgaaaaaaagaaaaataagtggtggcctagtaaagccttccatctctagGCCTTGCATGGCTTCATCTgagaagtcccaaaagacaaatgagacacaggaaaataataataaaagataatgtccATCCTCCAGTGGACTGCAGAGGTATAGATACTAGTATTGATCATATAAAGATTTTAACCAGTGACTCTGATACAGaaataatttgtctacaggaaacttaagatcagcaacaaaccatttaatcctggactctctaaattttgtagatcccctcctttgcaagaaGCTATAGCTCAAGGTGGCGCTAGCTCAAGGTGGCTTAGTTTTTATTATTCACAAGCATGTAAAATTTTAAACCATCTCCCTCAATACACCATTACAGGCATGTGCTGTTAGAACGCATATCGGGGGAAAAATCGCTTTAAGCTCGCTATATCTTGAACCctctttagaacttttcctcttagactTTGGTGGGAATCCAAGAAGTCTTACtctctgacctccaagacctgatcaatcagctccCTGCCCCTTCTATTATAATGGgcgattttaatgcaaagcatgcTTTTTGGGAGTGGAAATGTGTGCAATAGATGGGGTAATCTCACTGAAGAATTATGCGATAAAAATAttctaatactaatgaatgatggttctccatcTAAGTATGATGGATTCCACATTTCTACATAAGCCATTGATTTGTcgatctgttcctcatccatttgaTTAGATTATTTTTGGTCAGTCAGTtgacacctacatggcagtgaccattggccaataatgttagaTTATTCCCacaatattccttttcagtccacCAAATTAGAAGATAGAGGAGGCAGATTGTACATCCTATGAGAACTTTACACACTGATAGAAAGTATGGCGACTTTACATCGCCAGTGCATGCTTATcgaaacctttcaaatgatattgataatattgccAGCTAATTTATACCTAAAGCATGTgatttacctcatcgctctgtagttccttggagTAACAATGTACCAGTGCAAGGAAAGTTACccaaacttgcttcagaagatattCAAAGAACAAACTATGATGCAGATTGAATAGTGCACTTCAGAGcttgtgccaaacaaaaaagaacctTTTAAAAAAGCAAAAAGAGCATCTggagtaaataaatataaaatatcaatacaaaactccttcaaagaaaatatgggacaagattaaaAAAACTTAAGGCCAATTTGTCTCTTGGCCTTTACCAATGTTAGgggaaaatacagtatatatctgacTGTAAGAATGTAGCAGAGCTACTTgttaagcactttgctcatgtttAAAGTTCTGACAATTATTCCCCAGCATTTTAATAAATTAGAGCATCAACAACTGTTGTTCCTCCTCCTTCCAATACTGTAGCTTGTGACTTACCTTTTAGAATGGAGGAGATGCAAACTGCCATCCTTAGGTGGTATTTACCCCAAGCGAGGAGGGCATCTGATATGAAATTATTTCACATCTGTCAGTGGATactaaggaatttttattagaaaactaAGGAATTATCATTAGAAACTCTTAATGGTCTCTGTTCTtcccatatatcatcatcatcatcatcatctcctatgcctattgatgtaaagggcctcgattagaattcgccagtcgtctctgttgaactttgaattcaatacttctccattcatcctctccgattaaacgcttcatagtcctcggccatgtaggcctgggtctaccaactcatctagttccttgtggagcccagttaaatgtttggtgaaccaatttctcttggagtgtgaagagcatacccaaaccatctccatctacccctcgccatgatctccatgtggctcttgagtaatctctgtaatagtttaatttctaatcctgtcctgccatttaactcccaatattcttgtgagggctttttttctcaaatctagttAATCTGTTGGAgagagtttcattgtcataccatgattcatgtccatacagtaacagacctcactaaagtaatatatagcctgatttttatatataatttcaggtgatttgattttcaaattttacttctgCATGGGCTAATTCTAGGGGATTCTTATTCTCTCAGAAGACTAAAGCCATTTGTTTTACTCTTGCTCATAAAAGAGAAGAGATCTCCACCTTTTCTTAAATGATAGTATTTTGCCATTCGAGAATAGTTTCTTGGAGGTAATTTTTGACAAAAAATACCTCTGGTTCCCATCAGTGTTTAAGtcactgaatatcttgaaagtCATATCACATTTTGACTGTGGTGCGGATCGAAcagctatactgtactgtacttggaatttatacatctttgtgtctgagcaaatTAGACTCTGCTTGTCAAATATATGGGTTAGCTACTAAAACTTTGGCTGGAAAACTTGATCTTCACAATGAGGGGATCTGCATCTGCACTGGTGCATATAGAAAATCTCCCATTGGTAGTGCGTATATGGATTTTGGCATGCCTCTTCTTTCCATCCGCACAGATGAATTAAGTTTGAGGTTTCAAACTAGGTCTCTCACTTTGAAAAACAGTCCTAACAGTATGTTAGAGCTCTTTCAGATcaagctcctaacagatctagagtgcccaaGCCTTtgggaataaatctgaaaaaaggATGCCATAGAGGCAAGTTTGTTAACAGCacatagcagaggtaggatatcccaggtctcctccttggtgtaatccacctctTAAAGTATGTTTTACGACAGGAGGGAAAAATCCTGTGCTCAGTAAGGTAATGAAAAGTGATTTCTTAAAACATGCTGCTCAATATCATGGGATATGTTTTTAGTGATGGTTTCAAATTGGGAGTTGGAAGTGCTTTTGTGTTGGATATAGTTACAAGAAGGAAATTTCCATACTTTCATTCAGTATTTACTGCTGATCTATATGCAGTAATTCTTGCAGTCCAACATGATTAAAAAGGGTGATCAAGAtggtttttatacaatttttactgaTTCCAATAGTATTTCACTGTTAAATAAATTATGCCATCCCATCATTCAGTACAAGAGGTGTAGGACTGGTCAGCACTACTGCGCTCTAGGAAGAATATCAGAAGAATGTGTTAATTTCTGTTCCTAGCCCACGTTGGACTGGATGGGAATGAAAGTGTAgataaggaagcttcagggctacttaACACATCCCCccataagtattccttacaaagaccttagaaattatataaattttcactGTAAGAATAAGAGGCAGGCTCAATGATCTGAACTGATCCTGATACAAAATTGAAGCCCAGTCTACCCTTCAGTGGTCATCttataattctacaagtaggagtgattacgtaattttaaCCAGACTGCATCtcggccatacacatgcaaccccCAGTTATTTAATGAATACTTGGGAAGGGAGACAGACCCCTCTTTGTGATACCTGTCAAGTGgctattaatattgaaaatagtttaGTGgaattttcctgtttttatcttcaGAAGAAACtctactccaggacaaacctttgaGATATAAGGGGGGAAATCTGTAATACCCTGCTTTtttgtaatttttcctttgcctatatcatACACATAGTGCTAAGTTTTTTATTCAATTGATTAACTGGGTTTacatagttttattatttttgctttaatttagTTATAAGTTTCATATTTTTGTATCTAGTTTCCCtcaagatttatttatatttttaacattcttttctttttttactgacaGTTAATGATGGTGATTACATCCAAGCTGTTCTGGATAGAAACTACGCTGAAAATATTTCTCGTGTTCTTTATCCCAACGATAACTTCTTTGAGGGTAAGGAATTGAGGCTGAAGCAAGAGTATTTCATGGTTGCGGCAACTCTACAGGATATCATTAGACGCTTCAAATCTTCCAAATTTGGATCCAAGGACCAAGTACGAACCTCATTCGATACATTCCCGGACAAGGTTAGTACCTTTTAAGTTTGTGATTTGACTAattttagttaacccttttacccccaggctctttggaaatttccaacccttaacccccaaggggttattttttccccagcacattttgcagtatattttttttaaattgctctaacagccttaatttttgccatagagaggtcaggttggtctcattctcttggaaaatgcctgaattttctcaaaaaattatcaaaaatatgaaaaaaaaaaattttatagcatttttttgcaaggacgtaccggtacgtccatgggggtaaagggttgagttttgtgaaacgtaccagtatgtcctttgggggtaaaagggttaatgtaaaaAAATTGATGGCAGTAAGATTAGCAAGATACTATAGGATTTTCATTTTATCTTAACCAATACTGTTCAGTATTGCAGGGAAACATCTTTAGCCTTGTATATCACTACTATTGACTTATTTTTTCCTAGTCTTCTGGTACTTCATCCCTCACTATTAAGCCCCTTATTAGGCATAAAGTCGTCAGTGACCCTCAAGCTGTACACTATAGGCATTACTTTAAATCATTGCAGTGTCCTTGTGTTGTAGCCCCTCTTAACTTTTCATATTACAATTGTAGGGTTTTCCTCTTTTGCTAAAGTGATGCTGAATAACCTCCCAGATCCCAATGGTATATTGATTTCTCCTGGCCAAAATTCATAAACCCAATCTGATCCCCTTAGAcagattttcatatacagtaactgTTTAGCATTCATGCTCTCTACTGGTCCCTGTTATGCCCACTTCCACAGTTCATGTTCATTCTCTTCAGTTATCAATTGTTGAGATATGGCTTCCATACTCATCCcagtaaatttaactttttttataaacattcttaTATCTAATTTCATCTTATATGTACTTTGCACTTTTGTGGTATCTTCCATCTTTTTCAACCAATAGACTGTAAAATTTAggaaatttatatcttttttttttttttttttttttttttttttttcctgttgtgtTGAAGCTCCAATTTGGTTCCTTTGAAGATTTTTGTGCTTGTGCATCTTAGTCTCCATCTTTTTcattgtgtatgtgtgcatatatatatatatatatatatatatatatatatatatatatatatatatatatatatatatatatatatatatatatatatatatatatatatatatatataatatatatatatatatatatataatatatatatatatataatatatatatatatataatatatatatatatataatatatatatatatataatatatatatatatataatatatatatatatataaatataatatatatacatatataatatatatacatatataatatatatacatatataatatatatacatatataatatatatacatatatatatataatatatatatatatatatatatatatatataatatatatatatatatataatatatatatatatatatatataatatatatatatatatataatatatatatatatatataatatatatatatatataatatatatatatatataaatataatatatatacatatataatatatatacatatataatatatatacatatataatatatatacatatatatatataatatatatatatatatatatatatatatatatatatatatatatatatatatatattatatatatgtatatatattatatatatgcatgccttgataataatattaaatactgATCTTGTTAAAATCCTTTAGGTCAGggtttatttcaaattttaattatcTTCAATGACTATTTGAGGAAATATGTTTGGATAATTATAATGGCTTAAATGGCCAATATCACACATCATAAAAAACTTGGATTATTTCTAAGTTTCTTTTTCCCATTGTTATGAATTTTAAGTTCATGAATAAACTCTCTCTTTGATCAGGTGGCGCTGCAACTCAATGATACGCATCCTTCCTTGGCCATCCCAGAATTGATGCGCATTTTAATCGACATTGAAGGACTGACTTGGGCTAATGCTTGGGATATCTGCGTTAGGACCTGCGCTTACACCAACCACACAGTTTTACCAGAAGCTTTAGAAAGATGGCCTGTTAGCATGTTGGAACATATTCTCCCAAGACATCTGCAGATTATTTATGAAATCAACCATCTTCATTTACAAGAAGTCAGCAAACGGTAAGATTACCCGAATTGCTTTGTAAATATAATTTTCCGAGTGACTCGTTGTTACACCTATTAACTTTTGCTACTTACTTTAGAGGACTAAAACAGACTATCAATAGGTAATAAAAGATTTGATTGTAGAAATTATGAATTTTACTGAATGGCAGACATGGTTGatgtatactgttttatatatatatatatatatatatatatatatatatatatatatatatatatatatatatatatatatatatatatatatatgtgtatgtatgtgaatgtatatgtatatgtatatgtgaatgtatatgtatatgtatatgtgtatgtatatgtatatgtatatgtgtatgtatatgtatatgtgtatgtatatgtgtgtgtgtgtatgtatgtgtatgtgtatatgtatatgtgtgtgtatatgtatatgtatgtgtgtgtatgtatatgtgtgtgtgtatgtatatgtgtgtgtgtgtgtggttttacttGAACATGAAAGAGCATCATATTTCCATTGACTTTTAAGTTTTATTGCTTTTACTTTTCTAGGTGGCCAGGAGATTGTGATCGTGTTCGCCGTATGTCTCTTGTTGAGGAACATGGGGAGAAGCGAATCAACATGGCTCACTTGTGCATTGTTGGTGCTCATGCTGTCAATGGCGTTGCTGCCATTCACTCTGAAATCTTGAAAAGAGATCTTTTCAAGGACTTCTATGAACTTAGTCCTGAAAAGTTCCAGAATAAGACCAATGGCATAACTCCACGACGTTGGTTGTTGCTGTGTAATCCTGCCCTTGCTGATGTCATTGCTGAGAAAATTGGTGAGGAATGGGCAGTTCATTTAGAGCAATTGCAGAAACTGAAGGAACTGACCAAGGACACTGGCTTTGTCCGAGCAGTACAAACTGCTAAACAGGAAAATAAGTTACGTCTTGCTAAGCAGCTCGAGCAGGATTATGGAGTGTCCATTAACCCTTCGTCTATGTTTGACATCCAAGTGAAGCGTATCCACGAATACAAGAGACAATTGCTTAACTGTCTACACATCATTACCATGTATAACCGAATTAAGGCCAATCCCGGTGGAACATTTGTTCCACGCACAGTTATGATCGGAGGAAAAGCTGCTCCTGGTTACCACACTGCCAAGCAAATAATCAGATTGATTTGTGCTGTTGCAAGGGTAGTCAATAACGATCCTATTGTGGGTGACAAGTTGAAAGTCATCTACCTTGAGAATTATCGTGTCACACTTGCAGAGAAGATTATTCCAGCTGCTGATCTTTCTCAACAGATCTCCACAGCAGGTACAGAAGCTTCTGGAACTGGTAATATGAAATTCATGCTTAACGGAGCCCTCACCATAGGTACTCTGGATGGCGCTAACATTGAAATGATGGAGGAAATGGGTAGAGAGAACATCTTCATCTTTGGTATGACTGTTGAAGAGGTAGAGGAGCTCAAGAGAAAAGGCTACAATGCCCATGATTATTACAATAGTATACCAGAGTTGCGTCAATGTATTGACCAAATCCAGAGTGGTTTCTTCTCTCCAAATAACCCTGACCAATTCAAGGACTTGGTTAATATCCTCATGAACCACGATCGCTTCTTCCTTTTTGCCGATTTTGAATCTTATCTCAAGGCTCAAGATGAAGTTAATGAATTGTATCAAAAACCTGCCGAGTGGACTCGCAAGGCAATAATGAACATAGCGTCATCTGGAAAATTTTCAAGTGATCGTACCATCGCAGAATATGGCCGTGAAATCTGGGGCGTAGAGCCATGTTGGGAAAAATTACCTGCTCCTCATGAACCCCGCGAAACGGAGGAAGATGCTAAGTAAATGAGCACAATTTCAGTATATGAAACTAGGAGGTCGTGGGTTGACCAATTTGTAGAGCGTTTCTAAGCCGGGTTACCTGGCCGTGATGACATATTTATAAAGGTATTGTTTGATCTTTGATTTGCGAGAAGTTTTGCAAAGGCATTGATAAGGTTGTTATGGAGAGACATTATAAAACACATACTGAGGGTTACAATACTGCTTTTATACTAGTTACAAATTTTGAAGGGTCACCTAGTCATAATACTGTATTCATCATTGTTGTATTTTCTGTATTTGCATAGACATATTAGTGCTAATTTAGAGTTGCATGTGAAAATTTACATCTTGGTGTAACTTTTGTAATCTCAGCCCGTTGTTAACATCAAAATCTACATagataatttattttgtttattggtgAGGTTTTAAATTAAATAGCCGATAAACCTTATATGTTGTTCAGAGATAaagtatattttataatatttagttTGTGTCTTGGCACACAGTACCTGTTATGAGAAACAAATTTTTATATGCATTGTGAATTTTATGCCTGCTTGGTGGAATAAAAAGTTTTGTCTTCATTTGTCCCTTGATTCATGAAAATCATATTGTTACCCTTTGTATATGAAGtggaaggtgataggatatgtaacagctcctcacttatccttccccttagtggataaggtctatttggggtgcagatatctatg contains:
- the Glyp gene encoding glycogen phosphorylase yields the protein MGRSLTNTMINLGIQSACDEALYQLGLDIEELECLEEDAGLGNGGLGRLAACFLDSMATLRMAAYGYGIRYEYGIFAQKIRNGEQVEEPDDWLRFGNPWEKGRPEYMVPVNFYGRVEDTPQGKKWLDTQIVFAMPYDNPIPGYQNNVVNTMRLWSAKSPHNFNLKFFNDGDYIQAVLDRNYAENISRVLYPNDNFFEGKELRLKQEYFMVAATLQDIIRRFKSSKFGSKDQVRTSFDTFPDKVALQLNDTHPSLAIPELMRILIDIEGLTWANAWDICVRTCAYTNHTVLPEALERWPVSMLEHILPRHLQIIYEINHLHLQEVSKRWPGDCDRVRRMSLVEEHGEKRINMAHLCIVGAHAVNGVAAIHSEILKRDLFKDFYELSPEKFQNKTNGITPRRWLLLCNPALADVIAEKIGEEWAVHLEQLQKLKELTKDTGFVRAVQTAKQENKLRLAKQLEQDYGVSINPSSMFDIQVKRIHEYKRQLLNCLHIITMYNRIKANPGGTFVPRTVMIGGKAAPGYHTAKQIIRLICAVARVVNNDPIVGDKLKVIYLENYRVTLAEKIIPAADLSQQISTAGTEASGTGNMKFMLNGALTIGTLDGANIEMMEEMGRENIFIFGMTVEEVEELKRKGYNAHDYYNSIPELRQCIDQIQSGFFSPNNPDQFKDLVNILMNHDRFFLFADFESYLKAQDEVNELYQKPAEWTRKAIMNIASSGKFSSDRTIAEYGREIWGVEPCWEKLPAPHEPRETEEDAK